Proteins encoded by one window of Paenibacillus urinalis:
- a CDS encoding ABC transporter substrate-binding protein yields MKKAPMILALILALSSGLTACGGPTDSETMSGDEDKMTITVMHRYQKSNIGKSPEDTAVLDGLDRFRKDYPDIEVVEEQLQNEDYSIKAQALAAADDMPDVFIVPGSWMTNFVNNEIVLPLDTELGKRPEWRDGYRPGTLDAGTRNGQVYGIPIAAGPTHLIYYNAELFSEAGFTEFPTSWGELMQAGQRLADKGINLFSYGDKSKGYAISSWISALTDRFTGPEWTESILAKDGAKFTDDGFVEAVTIMSDLASAGYLNKDLNSIDTETMVNYYFEGRSAAFVSGIWSAMNIVNNAPSHIKETTRVAVFPGVEAGLGHALSSSGGAGVYYSINSKVEPGKKLDAMMTLLEYLTGADSAKLMAEVGGFPAYDPGTFDTSKLHPIALAAYEASAAAEATKIFDLWFDASIVEVINTEIQGVMAGSITPEKFAESTQRAYETFLNKP; encoded by the coding sequence TTGAAAAAAGCACCTATGATTCTGGCTTTGATCCTAGCGTTATCGAGTGGACTGACGGCATGTGGTGGACCTACAGATAGTGAAACGATGAGCGGCGACGAAGATAAAATGACGATCACTGTAATGCACAGGTATCAAAAATCGAATATAGGTAAGAGTCCTGAGGATACAGCTGTGTTGGATGGCCTTGATAGGTTCAGGAAAGATTACCCTGACATCGAAGTGGTAGAAGAGCAGCTGCAGAACGAGGATTACTCGATTAAAGCACAGGCGCTTGCGGCTGCAGATGATATGCCGGACGTATTCATCGTACCTGGATCGTGGATGACCAACTTCGTAAATAATGAAATTGTACTCCCTCTGGATACAGAGCTGGGGAAACGACCTGAGTGGAGAGATGGATATCGGCCTGGAACGCTGGATGCAGGGACAAGAAACGGTCAGGTGTATGGAATTCCGATCGCCGCAGGTCCAACACATTTAATATACTACAATGCAGAACTATTTTCGGAAGCTGGATTTACCGAATTTCCAACCTCATGGGGCGAATTGATGCAAGCCGGTCAAAGACTCGCGGATAAAGGAATAAATCTCTTTTCATACGGTGACAAATCAAAAGGTTATGCCATTTCCAGCTGGATCAGTGCGTTGACAGACCGGTTCACTGGTCCTGAATGGACGGAATCTATATTAGCAAAAGACGGGGCCAAGTTTACGGATGATGGGTTTGTAGAGGCTGTTACGATAATGAGTGATCTAGCTAGCGCCGGATACTTAAACAAGGATCTCAACTCGATTGATACCGAGACGATGGTCAATTACTATTTCGAGGGACGTTCTGCAGCATTTGTCAGTGGAATATGGTCGGCAATGAACATTGTCAACAATGCGCCAAGCCATATTAAGGAGACTACACGAGTAGCTGTATTCCCGGGAGTAGAAGCCGGACTTGGTCATGCACTCAGTTCATCTGGAGGAGCGGGAGTATATTATAGCATCAACTCTAAAGTAGAGCCAGGAAAGAAGCTGGATGCGATGATGACACTCCTTGAGTACTTGACAGGAGCTGACAGCGCGAAGCTGATGGCAGAAGTAGGCGGCTTTCCCGCTTATGATCCCGGAACATTCGATACTTCCAAACTTCATCCCATAGCACTCGCTGCCTATGAGGCTAGTGCGGCGGCAGAAGCGACCAAGATCTTCGACCTGTGGTTTGACGCTTCTATCGTTGAAGTTATTAATACGGAGATTCAAGGGGTAATGGCAGGATCCATTACACCCGAGAAATTTGCTGAAAGCACCCAGCGTGCATACGAGACATTTCTAAATAAGCCTTAA
- a CDS encoding PucR family transcriptional regulator translates to MTDNRFSAVQSELIVILEAIPPESMRLYVDRYLGRLEDAVIGDPDLLLTLETYVSCQGQISELASKLFIHRNTAAYRLMKLERLLNMQLKSTDSLLLLHLVFMFRSILEIRGKEVSLPEVNLSASHYKLSRKV, encoded by the coding sequence GTGACAGATAATCGCTTCTCTGCTGTGCAATCGGAGCTGATTGTAATACTGGAAGCTATTCCTCCAGAGAGTATGCGGCTCTATGTCGACCGATATTTGGGAAGATTAGAGGATGCGGTCATAGGTGATCCTGATCTGCTGTTAACGCTCGAGACCTATGTTTCTTGTCAAGGTCAAATTAGTGAGCTTGCTTCCAAACTATTCATTCACCGCAATACTGCCGCTTATCGGCTAATGAAGCTGGAACGGCTGCTGAATATGCAGCTAAAGTCCACGGACAGTCTGCTGCTGCTGCATCTGGTGTTTATGTTTCGCAGCATCTTAGAGATCAGGGGGAAGGAAGTCAGTTTACCTGAAGTGAATTTGAGCGCAAGTCATTACAAGTTATCTCGTAAAGTATAA
- the fhuB gene encoding Fe(3+)-hydroxamate ABC transporter permease FhuB, whose protein sequence is MKLGKYRAQGSEPASIHPAPSVASGRGWKPLWMLVAGVVSLLLLTFLSLTQGLADISVKTVVQALTTPQDLAEHHMIRSVRLPRTVIGLLAGAALAVSGVLMQTVTRNPLASETTLGVNAGAYLAVVAGMIFWPGLQHMYALPLAVIGGTLAALSVFALAGKTKGSPLRIALSGMIVTLVLSSVTSALLLLNQQTTQGIFLWGSGSLIQNDWDGVNFTWPWIIGGLLVLIMGVRQWDVLTLNEESARSIGQKVGTIRFLAMGASVLLACVTVSVVGPIGFIGLVAPHLVRLSGVNRHGGLIPLAALWGAALLVGADTISRTFVDAYGELPVGAITAMIGAPCLIWLALRVSRSMIGSSDSSGSSMMTGTSLRRMPYPLLVGIFGGLLVLVWIVSLMNGSLYIPFAEVAALFTGGGDEMYRSILLDNRLPRLLTAGLSGMAIAVSGCLLQNAVRNPLGDPQVVGVTSGAGAGALLIMVSFPALSANWIPVGAVIGGIVAAAIVYAVSWKRGLHPTVLTLVGIAVAAFGSAIINLMIIHAELDVAPALSWMAGSTYNRSWTEVLRILPAILILLPLAAWLGRRVDLLTFSEDTSNGLGLHVRNTRIYVAVISVLLASIAAANVGSVGFIGLLAPHAARMLVGSNHRKSMVIAALIGGILLAGADLIGRVVIIPKELPSGIVTALLGTPYLLYLMSQTNKLKRK, encoded by the coding sequence ATGAAATTAGGGAAATATCGGGCTCAAGGTTCTGAGCCTGCGAGCATTCATCCAGCCCCCTCCGTCGCATCGGGGAGGGGCTGGAAGCCGTTATGGATGCTAGTAGCAGGAGTTGTATCGCTGTTATTACTTACATTTCTCAGCCTGACTCAAGGTTTAGCTGATATATCCGTCAAGACCGTGGTGCAGGCCCTGACAACTCCTCAGGATCTGGCAGAGCATCACATGATCCGCAGTGTTCGGCTGCCCAGAACAGTGATAGGTCTCTTGGCTGGCGCAGCACTTGCGGTATCAGGTGTGCTGATGCAAACTGTTACGCGAAATCCGCTCGCATCAGAGACGACCCTTGGTGTTAACGCCGGTGCTTACCTGGCTGTCGTCGCAGGCATGATCTTCTGGCCAGGACTTCAGCATATGTATGCACTGCCCTTGGCGGTCATCGGGGGGACTCTAGCTGCCCTGTCCGTGTTTGCGCTTGCGGGCAAAACAAAGGGTTCTCCGCTTCGAATTGCCTTATCAGGGATGATCGTAACCCTTGTGTTATCCTCGGTGACAAGTGCGCTGCTGCTGCTGAATCAGCAGACGACTCAAGGTATTTTTTTATGGGGCTCGGGATCACTGATTCAGAATGACTGGGACGGAGTCAACTTTACATGGCCTTGGATTATAGGCGGGCTCCTTGTGCTGATCATGGGAGTAAGGCAATGGGATGTGCTGACACTAAACGAAGAATCCGCACGTTCCATTGGACAAAAAGTAGGGACGATTCGCTTCCTTGCCATGGGTGCTTCCGTATTGCTAGCCTGTGTTACGGTAAGTGTGGTAGGTCCTATCGGATTTATCGGACTCGTTGCACCTCATCTTGTGCGATTGTCCGGAGTGAATCGACACGGGGGATTAATTCCGCTTGCTGCTCTATGGGGTGCAGCTCTGTTAGTAGGTGCTGATACCATCTCCCGTACATTTGTCGATGCATACGGGGAATTACCGGTTGGTGCAATAACGGCAATGATCGGAGCTCCTTGTCTTATATGGCTTGCCTTGCGTGTATCCCGATCGATGATTGGCAGCAGTGATAGTTCTGGCAGCTCCATGATGACAGGGACCAGCCTGCGTCGGATGCCATATCCATTGCTTGTTGGTATATTCGGTGGATTGTTGGTGCTTGTATGGATCGTCAGTCTGATGAATGGAAGCTTGTACATCCCATTTGCGGAAGTAGCCGCATTATTCACCGGAGGCGGTGACGAAATGTATCGCTCAATTCTGCTGGATAACAGGCTGCCTAGGCTCCTGACTGCTGGTTTATCAGGTATGGCGATTGCCGTCAGTGGATGCTTACTGCAAAATGCTGTTCGTAATCCGCTCGGTGATCCTCAGGTCGTCGGAGTTACTAGTGGCGCAGGAGCTGGAGCATTGCTCATAATGGTTAGCTTTCCGGCATTATCTGCGAATTGGATTCCAGTTGGTGCGGTGATTGGTGGAATCGTCGCTGCTGCGATTGTCTATGCGGTATCCTGGAAAAGGGGACTTCATCCAACGGTTCTTACACTCGTTGGGATCGCTGTGGCTGCCTTTGGATCCGCAATTATTAATCTAATGATTATCCATGCCGAGCTAGATGTCGCACCTGCCTTGTCATGGATGGCAGGCAGCACCTACAATCGAAGCTGGACAGAGGTCTTACGTATTCTTCCCGCAATCCTTATTCTGCTACCGCTTGCAGCATGGCTGGGACGAAGGGTTGACCTGTTGACCTTCAGTGAAGATACATCCAATGGTCTTGGGCTTCATGTTCGGAATACGCGTATCTATGTTGCGGTCATTTCTGTACTCCTTGCTTCAATCGCAGCGGCTAATGTCGGCTCTGTTGGTTTCATCGGATTACTTGCACCTCATGCGGCAAGGATGCTCGTAGGCTCCAACCATCGGAAGTCAATGGTGATCGCTGCTTTAATCGGTGGCATCCTCCTGGCCGGTGCGGATTTGATCGGTAGAGTGGTGATCATTCCGAAGGAATTGCCTTCGGGCATTGTTACTGCACTGCTGGGAACACCTTATTTATTATATTTGATGAGTCAAACCAATAAGCTAAAGCGAAAGTAA
- a CDS encoding ROK family protein produces MKQMNLNMIRRVMKQSGTGTKPQLANKTGLSVVTINSLVKHLVDSGELFEDKIQVSSGGRPALTYRFNYNYSLALVLHMVEEQGEDVIKASVVNLNEEILKQERFVYQEFNSSIVFQCIDPLLEQFEAIKVIGIGIPGQSVDGVITVTSHKPLYGVRLTEQLESAYGLPVIIENDVNAAISGYAYREQVPDDQCIVGIYFPEKYPPGMGTYLNGGIIKGKNGMAGEIKYLPIDVDWSKPIDAGAFNEVACRIMQSVNAVLAPDTIVIYKEHIDQEAFLTEWNSYLISHAIPTCPEVVLEPSVARDYADGLKWLALSELEPKYTELNE; encoded by the coding sequence ATGAAACAGATGAATTTGAACATGATTCGTCGAGTGATGAAACAGAGTGGAACCGGAACCAAGCCGCAGCTTGCAAATAAGACAGGGCTGAGTGTAGTCACAATCAATTCACTAGTGAAGCATTTGGTAGACAGCGGAGAGCTGTTTGAAGATAAGATTCAGGTGTCCAGCGGCGGCAGGCCTGCCCTTACTTATCGATTTAATTATAACTATAGTCTTGCCTTGGTGCTTCATATGGTGGAAGAGCAGGGTGAAGATGTGATCAAGGCTAGTGTAGTGAATCTCAATGAAGAAATATTAAAGCAGGAGAGGTTTGTTTATCAGGAGTTTAATTCAAGTATTGTATTCCAATGTATTGACCCGCTGCTGGAGCAATTTGAGGCCATCAAAGTCATCGGAATCGGGATCCCAGGCCAATCGGTTGACGGGGTAATTACAGTTACCAGTCATAAGCCGCTCTACGGGGTACGATTGACGGAGCAGCTGGAATCAGCCTATGGATTACCTGTTATTATTGAGAACGATGTCAATGCAGCCATAAGCGGGTATGCTTACCGGGAGCAAGTACCTGATGATCAGTGTATCGTCGGCATTTACTTTCCGGAGAAATATCCGCCGGGCATGGGTACGTATCTAAATGGAGGCATCATCAAGGGGAAGAACGGAATGGCCGGTGAGATTAAATACCTTCCAATCGATGTAGATTGGAGCAAACCGATAGATGCGGGAGCCTTTAACGAAGTTGCGTGCCGCATTATGCAAAGTGTGAATGCAGTCTTGGCACCCGATACCATCGTTATATATAAGGAGCATATTGATCAAGAAGCGTTCCTGACCGAATGGAATAGCTATCTTATCAGTCATGCGATTCCGACTTGTCCTGAGGTTGTCCTGGAGCCTTCTGTGGCTCGAGATTATGCGGATGGATTGAAATGGCTGGCTCTGAGTGAGTTAGAGCCCAAGTATACAGAGCTTAACGAATGA
- a CDS encoding carbohydrate ABC transporter permease, giving the protein MGKALRPKGWLILLYLLPGLLVYSFVVLLPILAAFRDSFYSWTGGPKKTFIGMDNYKELQDEVFWTAFVNNVLMTVYGLIGQVGLGFVFALLLMSKLVKMKGLHRTMSYFPSTLAPVIIAFLWMMIYNYNYGLLNGGLRGAGLGEWAQSWLDLTGPIVLLVSIPLSWQNIGFFTLLMLAGLSSINKEVLEVAELDGATGIRKAWYIMIPLAKPTLLVASLLCIANNMRGFEHIYALTGGGPGNASSVMALYAYETSFLRFRYGYGSALAIAIITLTMLIILLCTLVMQKRQNESGGAL; this is encoded by the coding sequence ATGGGAAAGGCGCTGAGACCCAAGGGGTGGCTAATTCTACTGTACCTGCTGCCAGGATTGTTGGTTTATTCTTTTGTCGTCCTATTACCCATCCTTGCAGCCTTTCGCGACAGCTTCTATTCATGGACAGGTGGTCCGAAGAAGACTTTTATTGGCATGGATAATTACAAGGAGCTGCAGGATGAGGTGTTTTGGACTGCATTTGTGAACAATGTACTCATGACGGTGTACGGATTGATTGGACAAGTGGGGCTTGGTTTTGTATTTGCTCTCTTGCTCATGTCAAAGCTGGTTAAGATGAAAGGGCTGCACCGCACAATGAGTTATTTTCCCTCTACGCTTGCACCCGTCATTATCGCCTTCTTGTGGATGATGATCTACAACTACAACTACGGTCTGTTAAACGGAGGTCTTCGTGGAGCAGGACTTGGAGAATGGGCACAATCTTGGCTGGATTTGACGGGCCCTATTGTATTGTTAGTATCCATACCGTTATCTTGGCAAAATATTGGTTTCTTTACTCTTCTCATGCTTGCCGGCCTGTCCTCCATTAACAAAGAAGTGCTGGAAGTAGCAGAACTGGATGGAGCTACAGGCATACGCAAAGCATGGTATATCATGATCCCACTAGCAAAACCAACACTTCTCGTCGCATCCCTCCTATGTATAGCCAACAATATGCGTGGTTTTGAGCATATATATGCGCTGACCGGTGGTGGACCGGGTAACGCTTCATCAGTAATGGCTCTTTATGCGTATGAAACTTCCTTTCTTCGTTTCCGATACGGCTATGGATCAGCGCTGGCTATTGCCATCATTACGCTGACGATGCTGATTATTCTCTTATGTACATTAGTAATGCAGAAACGTCAGAATGAGAGTGGGGGAGCCTTGTGA
- a CDS encoding MFS transporter, giving the protein MATWFLIIIYLAFISLGLPDSMLGAAWPVMQPDIGASFESAGLLSMIVAAGTIVSSLASGKLIHAFGTGKITLFSCILTAGALIGFSFAPTLVWLIMLAIPLGLGAGAVDSALNHYVASNYKAHHMSWLHCFWGVGATGGPIIMSYYIAEQNSWREGYFAVSMIQFSLVLLLFVTLPLWKKVARLHPSDEIKEQANIEDSTHSTNGEMLNFKSQHPLRMRGVKYTLVAFLFYCGVEMTVGLWGASYLVGERNVAADTAAVWISLYYGGITIGRFITGFITLKLSNRVLILAGQLIAVLGGLFLLLPLPEMFLLAGFVLIGLGFAPIYPGFIHETPARFGKEHAAKLIGYQMAVAYTGTTFLPPLFGLLATHFGISLFPAAVLLLTVLMLVSSERVNQLLRVNKSGYR; this is encoded by the coding sequence ATGGCAACTTGGTTTTTGATTATTATCTATTTAGCTTTTATTAGTCTTGGCCTTCCGGATTCCATGCTGGGTGCTGCGTGGCCGGTTATGCAGCCTGATATTGGAGCATCCTTTGAGTCGGCAGGCCTGCTGTCCATGATTGTCGCAGCAGGTACCATTGTATCGAGTCTCGCGAGCGGGAAGTTGATACATGCCTTTGGAACAGGGAAGATTACTTTGTTCAGCTGTATACTGACAGCTGGTGCGCTGATCGGTTTCTCATTTGCACCAACACTTGTATGGCTGATTATGCTGGCGATTCCTCTTGGTCTAGGAGCAGGTGCAGTCGACTCTGCACTGAATCACTATGTAGCATCTAACTACAAAGCGCATCACATGAGCTGGCTGCATTGCTTCTGGGGAGTAGGAGCAACCGGTGGACCTATTATTATGTCTTATTACATCGCCGAGCAGAATTCCTGGAGAGAGGGGTATTTTGCTGTCTCCATGATTCAGTTTAGTCTTGTACTCTTGCTCTTCGTCACACTCCCTCTGTGGAAAAAGGTAGCTCGGCTGCATCCATCAGATGAGATAAAGGAACAAGCGAATATCGAAGACAGTACTCACTCAACGAACGGAGAAATGCTGAATTTCAAGTCGCAGCACCCCCTGCGGATGAGAGGTGTCAAATATACACTTGTTGCTTTCTTATTTTATTGTGGGGTAGAGATGACTGTCGGTTTATGGGGAGCGAGTTATCTGGTAGGGGAAAGAAATGTAGCTGCAGATACTGCCGCAGTATGGATCTCGCTTTACTACGGCGGGATTACGATCGGCCGTTTCATTACCGGATTTATTACATTGAAATTAAGCAATCGGGTGTTAATACTTGCAGGTCAGCTCATAGCGGTCCTTGGCGGTCTGTTCTTATTGCTGCCGCTGCCTGAGATGTTCCTTCTTGCAGGGTTCGTTCTCATTGGTCTCGGATTTGCTCCAATCTATCCTGGATTTATTCATGAGACGCCTGCAAGATTCGGCAAGGAGCATGCTGCGAAATTAATCGGCTACCAAATGGCTGTTGCTTATACAGGGACCACATTCCTTCCGCCGTTATTCGGACTGCTCGCTACACACTTCGGCATCAGCTTATTTCCGGCTGCCGTATTGCTGTTAACCGTTCTCATGTTAGTCAGTTCGGAGCGAGTGAATCAATTATTACGGGTTAACAAAAGTGGATATCGTTAA
- a CDS encoding GntR family transcriptional regulator, producing the protein MSKRKEMEIYKAIKLAITQHKLLPNTQLVEDSLAEAFQVSRTPIRNVLRRLAIEKLVTDIPYRGAFVSCPSAQEAREVFEMRRVIESSMVKKLCTIVKPEQLGPLETLVLEEHKASHEGDIVGALDVTVDIHLKLAELADNYYYFHFLEELISLTSVIIAIYGTNKSFCQDHQELIKAIIRKDEQEAVQIMTDHLWQIERSLNFSEKSVTTLNFKEIFQ; encoded by the coding sequence ATGAGCAAGCGAAAGGAGATGGAAATCTACAAGGCAATCAAATTGGCGATAACTCAGCATAAGCTTCTTCCGAATACTCAATTAGTTGAGGACTCGCTCGCTGAAGCTTTTCAAGTCAGCCGAACTCCAATTCGAAATGTGCTTAGAAGATTGGCGATCGAGAAGCTGGTTACAGATATTCCGTACAGAGGTGCATTTGTATCCTGTCCCAGTGCGCAAGAAGCGAGAGAAGTATTTGAAATGAGGAGGGTTATAGAGTCCTCGATGGTCAAAAAGCTATGTACCATTGTCAAGCCAGAACAGCTCGGTCCACTGGAGACTCTAGTACTGGAGGAACATAAGGCCAGCCATGAGGGAGACATAGTAGGAGCGCTTGATGTCACCGTAGATATTCATTTGAAGCTGGCAGAGCTGGCAGATAATTATTACTATTTTCACTTTCTAGAAGAGTTAATATCACTAACTTCTGTCATTATTGCAATATACGGAACCAATAAAAGCTTTTGCCAAGATCATCAAGAGCTAATTAAGGCGATTATCCGCAAAGATGAACAAGAAGCGGTTCAGATTATGACCGATCATTTATGGCAAATTGAGCGATCGCTTAATTTTTCGGAAAAGTCAGTAACCACACTGAATTTCAAAGAAATTTTTCAGTGA
- a CDS encoding DUF6282 family protein: MLNQQLNVPGKIESVQPRVPDRSKWNESFYRRSMELPDELLIGAIDSHVHAGPVLNSNPGHFDPIQVAQEAASAGMRSIVYYDVFGWASGMAWIVNRHVPGIHTYGGYLMNSCHGGINPRSVKTALHLEEGCRFISFGSHCTRHSAERESTLIDGKLVPFKDAFPKFAQEELPVATSIPLEGPISEGLHEILSMIAERPEVYLNTGHVSVPEALRLLDLAEEYGIRKVLIAHPVRGQMTIEQQKAAAARGAFLEACLVDWLYPDVPRTHYYVEKEYMDMGAELGRFSNATAWMKTIREVGIDQFVLGTDYGIRAAPTPVQGMRTMISTMLDYQFSPDDIYQMVATNPAKLIGMQD; the protein is encoded by the coding sequence ATGCTAAATCAGCAACTGAACGTACCAGGAAAGATAGAGTCTGTGCAACCGAGAGTGCCGGACCGTTCCAAGTGGAATGAGTCCTTTTACAGAAGATCGATGGAATTGCCAGATGAATTGCTGATTGGCGCAATTGACAGCCATGTTCATGCCGGCCCCGTTCTGAACTCGAATCCGGGACATTTTGATCCGATTCAGGTCGCTCAGGAAGCGGCATCTGCTGGAATGAGAAGCATCGTTTATTATGATGTATTCGGTTGGGCATCAGGAATGGCATGGATCGTTAACAGACATGTGCCGGGAATACATACCTATGGAGGTTATCTGATGAATTCTTGTCACGGTGGAATTAATCCTCGCTCTGTAAAAACAGCGCTGCATCTGGAGGAAGGCTGCCGTTTCATTAGTTTTGGATCCCATTGCACAAGACATTCTGCCGAGAGGGAGTCCACCCTGATTGACGGCAAGTTGGTTCCCTTTAAAGATGCCTTCCCTAAGTTTGCACAGGAGGAGCTGCCTGTAGCGACATCCATCCCTCTAGAAGGACCCATTTCAGAAGGACTGCATGAAATATTGTCTATGATCGCAGAGCGTCCGGAGGTATATTTAAACACCGGGCATGTATCGGTACCGGAAGCACTTAGACTACTGGATTTGGCAGAAGAATACGGAATCAGGAAAGTATTGATTGCCCACCCAGTGCGTGGACAGATGACGATCGAGCAGCAGAAGGCAGCTGCAGCGAGAGGTGCCTTTCTTGAAGCCTGCCTTGTGGACTGGCTGTATCCGGATGTACCTAGAACACATTATTACGTCGAAAAAGAATACATGGACATGGGAGCGGAGTTGGGACGTTTCTCTAATGCCACTGCTTGGATGAAAACAATCAGAGAAGTAGGCATCGATCAGTTTGTGCTCGGAACAGATTATGGTATTCGTGCAGCTCCGACTCCCGTTCAAGGGATGCGCACGATGATTTCTACAATGCTGGATTACCAATTCTCGCCTGATGATATTTACCAGATGGTGGCAACTAACCCCGCGAAGCTGATAGGTATGCAAGATTAG
- a CDS encoding carbohydrate ABC transporter permease, with protein MELELRKQRSIQKFVPRLAGLAVNAIMFIFTISCIYPLIWIVYSSLKTQPEFANSILSLPQNLHFANYVEALELTNMLQLSWNSARVTFLSVLGIVIISYVTGYIAARLNFKGKKLMIFYYLFGMLVPIHALLVPIYLLFKNWGLDDQWYTLIIPYIAFNLSMPIMLIYSYVVGIPREIEEAAAIDGLSFSGTMFKIVVPMAVPVLTTVAILQFFACWNEFSFALVLLNDESLRTVPLGMSYFKSQYSTNYPQLMAGMVMSMLPVAVLYFAFSSRIIAGVMSGAVKG; from the coding sequence ATGGAGCTCGAGCTCAGGAAGCAGCGCAGTATTCAGAAATTCGTCCCAAGGCTCGCCGGCTTGGCGGTTAATGCCATTATGTTTATCTTTACTATTAGTTGTATTTATCCTCTTATCTGGATTGTCTATTCGTCCCTCAAGACACAACCAGAATTCGCGAACAGTATTTTGAGCCTGCCCCAAAATCTTCATTTTGCAAACTACGTAGAAGCACTTGAGCTGACCAATATGCTGCAGCTGTCTTGGAACAGTGCAAGGGTGACCTTTTTATCCGTTCTGGGCATTGTCATAATCTCATACGTTACGGGTTATATTGCAGCACGCCTTAATTTTAAAGGGAAAAAATTAATGATCTTCTATTATTTATTTGGTATGCTGGTGCCAATTCATGCTCTATTGGTTCCCATCTATTTGCTCTTCAAAAATTGGGGGCTGGATGACCAGTGGTACACACTGATTATCCCATACATAGCCTTCAATCTATCCATGCCGATAATGCTCATCTACAGCTATGTGGTGGGAATTCCGAGAGAAATAGAAGAAGCTGCGGCTATAGACGGACTAAGCTTCAGCGGTACGATGTTTAAAATTGTTGTCCCCATGGCGGTACCTGTGCTTACCACCGTTGCTATATTACAATTCTTTGCTTGTTGGAACGAGTTCTCGTTCGCACTTGTGTTACTGAATGATGAATCGCTCCGAACGGTACCCTTGGGCATGTCTTATTTTAAATCTCAGTATAGTACCAACTATCCTCAGTTAATGGCGGGAATGGTAATGTCCATGCTTCCGGTAGCCGTCTTATACTTCGCATTCAGCTCTCGTATCATTGCAGGTGTGATGAGCGGAGCAGTCAAAGGATAG